A window from Primulina huaijiensis isolate GDHJ02 chromosome 11, ASM1229523v2, whole genome shotgun sequence encodes these proteins:
- the LOC140988071 gene encoding uncharacterized protein, translating to MLSVERPFEAWEEVQRQGQDLADRLAQGFTGLIHNHITPPSFSWPNPPTPKLFEVDFQSQNIMKPEFPLVVDNSAINGVTAIFDIGNRIGQAGVDFGACVNGVVQQFFRSLPVPFWHDENTRMSLGMGGNSPGTNMGIVLQEDLGSLAEKFKDYGLHENDGMAVDELKEDETFGVATKALKHLGRSQGTINVSSTYVSRTKKVESSLAARGELWRVEASQGSSTSGNENSSLFLVQLGPVLFVRDSTLLLPVHLSKQHLLWYGYDRKNGVHSLCPAVWSKHRRWLLMSMICLNPLACSFMDLQFPNGQVTYVSDEGLSTSAFLPLCGGLLQAQGQYPGEMKFSFSCKSKWGTRITPTLRWPDKSFALGLEQALAWKRSGLLVRPTVQVSVCPIVGGSCPGLQMELTHSVKEQVNLNLGCSLVTHPSAFASVSVGRSKWNGNVGNAGVVLKVETPIGNVGRPSYSVQFNSGIEF from the exons ATGTTGTCCGTGGAGAGACCATTTGAAGCTTGGGAGGAGGTGCAGAGGCAAGGGCAGGATTTAGCTGACAGGTTAGCTCAGGGTTTTACAGGTCTGATTCATAATCATATCACCCCGCCCTCGTTTTCATGGCCAAATCCTCCAACACCGAAGCTATTTGAAGTTGATTTCCAGTCGCAGAATATCATGAAACCAGAATTTCCACTCGTAGTAGATAATTCTGCAATTAATGGTGTGACTGCGATTTTTGATATTGGGAACAGAATAGGACAGGCGGGGGTTGATTTTGGGGCATGTGTGAATGGTGTGGTTCAACAGTTTTTTAGGAGTCTGCCTGTGCCTTTTTGGCATGACGAGAACACACGGATGTCACTCGGCATGGGTGGCAATAGTCCGGGGACAAATATGGGTATTGTTCTGCAGGAGGATTTGGGATCATTGGCAGAGAAGTTCAAGGATTATGGACTCCACGAAAACGATGGGATGGCGGTAGATGAGTTGAAAGAAGATGAGACTTTTGGTGTGGCTACCAAAGCATTGAAACATTTGGGTCGATCGCAG GGTACTATCAATGTGTCATCAACCTATGTCAGTAGAACAAAAAAAGTTGAAAGTTCATTGGCTGCTCGAGGAGAGTTATGGAGAGTTGAGGCATCAcaaggaagttccacatcaggAAATGAGAATTCTTCTCTATTCCTTGTCCAGCTTGGGCCTGTATTATTCGTTCGTGATTCCACTTTGCTTTTGCCTGTTCATCTGTCAAAACAACACCTATTGTGGTATGGCTATGATAGGAAG AACGGAGTGCATTCCCTTTGTCCAGCAGTGTGGTCGAAACATAGAAGGTGGCTGTTAATGTCTATGATATGCCTTAATCCTTTGGCATGT TCATTCATGGACTTGCAGTTTCCAAATGGCCAGGTCACATATGTATCTGATGAGGGTTTATCGACCAGTGCTTTCCTGCCCCTGTGCGGGGGTCTGCTTCAAGCACAGGGTCAATATCCAGGAGAAATGAAGTTCAGTTTCTCTTGCAAG AGTAAATGGGGAACACGCATTACACCAACATTGCGGTGGCCTGACAAATCATTTGCCTTGGGCCTGGAGCAGGCCTTAGCTTGGAAGCGATCTGGCCTTCTGGTGAGGCCCACCGTACAAGTCAG CGTATGTCCGATAGTTGGTGGTAGCTGTCCTGGTCTACAGATGGAACTTACTCATTCAGTGAAGGAGCAAGTGAATCTTAACCTGGGCTGTTCCCTTGTTACCCATCCCTCGGCATTTGCATCTGTATCT GTTGGAAGGTCCAAATGGAATGGAAATGTTGGGAATGCAGGTGTAGTCCTTAAAGTTGAAACTCCCATCGGCAATGTCGGCAGGCCTTCTTACTCCGTTCAGTTCAACAGTGGTATCGAGTTTTAA
- the LOC140987648 gene encoding uncharacterized protein isoform X1 produces MAEIETLGILDEVRSIVSDKIQVVSYKWLSRNFLVSSNAAKRLLQDFVQKYGSELEVVFSLSGWLKDKPSTYHIRLVSKNKLADAKQEFDGHCSVHVYSVQACLPKYPATLWNHEFVQAEDFFKKPVADDNCLRDNRFSGVSNSFVMRNAGKTPLASASVQSKAAEISGLSVNYSSHGTTEIPRPQQKKVQHSSPSVGMPTPSVVKNVQGESDVKLDPEQDSDLAANEGKVPQLLPKKKKDQNDKNSSGTVGYLASMWGRASAKSNPDVTLAQANSKQKSAASAEDQISAREAAEHVSSDDDCQDFNVKRTSNGEGNRKRRVVFDMSDEEDEYQDTISVPSPDPPKYFTLGPKQGSSVSGMECNLSFDEKENKPKIKEVREADVKSKQRVGDKTLVKGQKDESPISERTVSHVSGTDASMRDKVADAGSKRRKVWKTRIDERGREVTEVVWEGDEPELKSNDNSVKKEGNDTVNMSTDRPLAARKSPAVGGNAPANQSGKGGNKKAANKDPKQGNILSFFKKV; encoded by the exons ATGGCCGAAATTGAAACCCTAGGTATCCTCGACGAGGTTCGATCAATCGTCTCCGACAAGATTCAAGTG GTTTCCTACAAATGGCTTAGTCGAAATTTTTTGGTGTCATCTAATGCCGCAAAGAG GTTGCTACAAGATTTCGTTCAGAAATATGGAAGTGAACTAGAAGTGGTATTTTCTTTATCAGGCTGGTTGAAGGATAAACCTTCTACATACCATATAAGGCTCGTTTCCAAGAATAAGCTTGCAG ATGCAAAACAAGAGTTTGATGGGCATTGCTCGGTTCATGTCTACAGTGTACAAGCCTGCCTTCCTAAGTATCCAGCCACCCTTTGGAACCACGAGTTTGTCCAAGCTGAGGATTTCTTTAAGAAGCCAGTGGCAGATGACAATTGTCTACGAGATAATAG GTTTTCTGGTGTTTCAAATTCCTTTGTTATGCGAAATGCTGGCAAAACACCTTTGGCCTCTGCTTCTGTGCAGTCAAAGGCAGCAGAAATCTCAGGATTGTCTGTGAATTATTCTTCGCATGGTACTACGGAAATTCCACGCCCTCAGCAGAAAAAAGTCCAGCACTCAAGTCCTAGTGTTGGGATGCCAACTCCTAGCGTTGTAAAAAATGTCCAAGGTGAAAGTGATGTAAAGCTAGATCCGGAACAGGATTCCGACCTTGCTGCAAATGAAGGAAAAGTTCCTCAGCTGCTTCCTAAAAAGAAAAAGGatcaaaatgataaaaattcttCTGGAACAGTAGGCTATCTGGCTAGCATGTGGGGTCGTGCATCCGCAAAGTCAAATCCAGATGTTACTTTGGCGCAAGCCAACTCCAAGCAAAAATCTGCTG CTAGTGCTGAGGATCAAATTTCTGCACGTGAAGCAGCAGAACATGTGAGCAGTGATGATGATTGTCAAGATTTTAATGTAAAGAGAACTTCTAATGGCGAAGGAAATAGAAAGAGGAGAGTTGTATTTGATATGTCAGATGAAGAAGATGAGTATCAAGATACGATTAGTGTGCCATCGCCTGATCCTCCAAAATATTTTACTCTAGGTCCAAAGCAAGGGTCAAGCGTTTCAGGCATGGAGTGCAACTTAAGTTTTGATGAGAAGGAAAATAAACCCAAGATCAAGGAAGTGAGAGAAGCTGATGTAAAATCTAAACAGCGTGTGGGTGATAAAACTTTAGTAAAAGGTCAGAAGGATGAATCTCCCATATCAGAGAGGACCGTAAGCCATGTTAGCGGGACTGATGCGAGTATGAGGGATAAAGTGGCTGATGCTGGGTCTAAAAGAAGAAAAGTGTGGAAGACACGGATTGATGAACGAGGAAGAGAAG TTACCGAAGTTGTTTGGGAGGGTGATGAGCCAGAATTAAAATCTAATGATAATTCTGTCAAGAAAGAGGGGAATGATACAGTGAATATGTCTACTGACAG GCCACTTGCCGCCAGGAAGTCACCTGCTGTAGGAGGCAATGCTCCAGCAAACCAATCAGGGAAAGGTGGAAACAAGAAAGCAGCAAATAAGGATCCTAAACAAGGAAATATCCTCTCATTTTTCAAGAAGGTTTGA
- the LOC140987648 gene encoding uncharacterized protein isoform X2 has product MAEIETLGILDEVRSIVSDKIQVVSYKWLSRNFLVSSNAAKRLLQDFVQKYGSELEVVFSLSGWLKDKPSTYHIRLVSKNKLADAKQEFDGHCSVHVYSVQACLPKYPATLWNHEFVQAEDFFKKPVADDNCLRDNRFSGVSNSFVMRNAGKTPLASASVQSKAAEISGLSVNYSSHGTTEIPRPQQKKVQHSSPSVGMPTPSVVKNVQGESDVKLDPEQDSDLAANEGKVPQLLPKKKKDQNDKNSSGTVGYLASMWGRASAKSNPDVTLAQANSKQKSAASAEDQISAREAAEHVSSDDDCQDFNVKRTSNGEGNRKRRVVFDMSDEEDEYQDTISVPSPDPPKYFTLGPKQGSSVSGMECNLSFDEKENKPKIKEVREADVKSKQRVGDKTLVKGQKDESPISERTVSHVSGTDASMRDKVADAGSKRRKVWKTRIDERGREVTEVVWEGDEPELKSNDNSVKKEGNDTVNMSTDRKSPAVGGNAPANQSGKGGNKKAANKDPKQGNILSFFKKV; this is encoded by the exons ATGGCCGAAATTGAAACCCTAGGTATCCTCGACGAGGTTCGATCAATCGTCTCCGACAAGATTCAAGTG GTTTCCTACAAATGGCTTAGTCGAAATTTTTTGGTGTCATCTAATGCCGCAAAGAG GTTGCTACAAGATTTCGTTCAGAAATATGGAAGTGAACTAGAAGTGGTATTTTCTTTATCAGGCTGGTTGAAGGATAAACCTTCTACATACCATATAAGGCTCGTTTCCAAGAATAAGCTTGCAG ATGCAAAACAAGAGTTTGATGGGCATTGCTCGGTTCATGTCTACAGTGTACAAGCCTGCCTTCCTAAGTATCCAGCCACCCTTTGGAACCACGAGTTTGTCCAAGCTGAGGATTTCTTTAAGAAGCCAGTGGCAGATGACAATTGTCTACGAGATAATAG GTTTTCTGGTGTTTCAAATTCCTTTGTTATGCGAAATGCTGGCAAAACACCTTTGGCCTCTGCTTCTGTGCAGTCAAAGGCAGCAGAAATCTCAGGATTGTCTGTGAATTATTCTTCGCATGGTACTACGGAAATTCCACGCCCTCAGCAGAAAAAAGTCCAGCACTCAAGTCCTAGTGTTGGGATGCCAACTCCTAGCGTTGTAAAAAATGTCCAAGGTGAAAGTGATGTAAAGCTAGATCCGGAACAGGATTCCGACCTTGCTGCAAATGAAGGAAAAGTTCCTCAGCTGCTTCCTAAAAAGAAAAAGGatcaaaatgataaaaattcttCTGGAACAGTAGGCTATCTGGCTAGCATGTGGGGTCGTGCATCCGCAAAGTCAAATCCAGATGTTACTTTGGCGCAAGCCAACTCCAAGCAAAAATCTGCTG CTAGTGCTGAGGATCAAATTTCTGCACGTGAAGCAGCAGAACATGTGAGCAGTGATGATGATTGTCAAGATTTTAATGTAAAGAGAACTTCTAATGGCGAAGGAAATAGAAAGAGGAGAGTTGTATTTGATATGTCAGATGAAGAAGATGAGTATCAAGATACGATTAGTGTGCCATCGCCTGATCCTCCAAAATATTTTACTCTAGGTCCAAAGCAAGGGTCAAGCGTTTCAGGCATGGAGTGCAACTTAAGTTTTGATGAGAAGGAAAATAAACCCAAGATCAAGGAAGTGAGAGAAGCTGATGTAAAATCTAAACAGCGTGTGGGTGATAAAACTTTAGTAAAAGGTCAGAAGGATGAATCTCCCATATCAGAGAGGACCGTAAGCCATGTTAGCGGGACTGATGCGAGTATGAGGGATAAAGTGGCTGATGCTGGGTCTAAAAGAAGAAAAGTGTGGAAGACACGGATTGATGAACGAGGAAGAGAAG TTACCGAAGTTGTTTGGGAGGGTGATGAGCCAGAATTAAAATCTAATGATAATTCTGTCAAGAAAGAGGGGAATGATACAGTGAATATGTCTACTGACAG GAAGTCACCTGCTGTAGGAGGCAATGCTCCAGCAAACCAATCAGGGAAAGGTGGAAACAAGAAAGCAGCAAATAAGGATCCTAAACAAGGAAATATCCTCTCATTTTTCAAGAAGGTTTGA
- the LOC140987650 gene encoding uncharacterized protein isoform X1, protein MGCTGSKQTKGLYKFKNCIDTICNFTTGRVRNIRKPKPWKHPQKLTKNQLIQLQEEFWHTAPHNGGTKEIWDALREAAEADPTVAQAILDNAGIIAHNPDMTVCFDGEGTRYKLPKYVLSDPTNLIRDG, encoded by the exons ATGGGGTGTACTGGATCCAAGCAAACTAAAG GTCTTTACAAATTTAAGAATTGTATTGATACAATTTGTAATTTTACAACAGGAAGAGTTAGAAATATTAGAAAGCCGAAACCTTGGAAGCATCCACAAAAACTTACAAAGAATCAGCTTATACAGCTTCAAGAAGAGTTTTGGCATACCGCTCCTCACAATGGTGGCACCAAAG AAATTTGGGATGCACTCAGAGAAGCTGCAGAAGCTGATCCAACTGTTGCTCAGGCAATCTTAGACAATGCAGGGATCATAGCTCATAACCCCGATATGACAGTTTGCTTCGATGGAGAAGGCACGAGATACAAGCTGCCAAAGTATGTATTGAGTGACCCAACAAACTTGATACGAGATGGATGA
- the LOC140987650 gene encoding uncharacterized protein isoform X2, which yields MGCTGSKQTKGRVRNIRKPKPWKHPQKLTKNQLIQLQEEFWHTAPHNGGTKEIWDALREAAEADPTVAQAILDNAGIIAHNPDMTVCFDGEGTRYKLPKYVLSDPTNLIRDG from the exons ATGGGGTGTACTGGATCCAAGCAAACTAAAG GAAGAGTTAGAAATATTAGAAAGCCGAAACCTTGGAAGCATCCACAAAAACTTACAAAGAATCAGCTTATACAGCTTCAAGAAGAGTTTTGGCATACCGCTCCTCACAATGGTGGCACCAAAG AAATTTGGGATGCACTCAGAGAAGCTGCAGAAGCTGATCCAACTGTTGCTCAGGCAATCTTAGACAATGCAGGGATCATAGCTCATAACCCCGATATGACAGTTTGCTTCGATGGAGAAGGCACGAGATACAAGCTGCCAAAGTATGTATTGAGTGACCCAACAAACTTGATACGAGATGGATGA
- the LOC140987649 gene encoding uncharacterized protein — MRSALLYCFSLASIVVYVIQFQAHAAPAGPLIKHLSSIVKWTKSSSKTQHQSDANVLQFEDGYLVETVVEGSKLGVVPYSIRVSQDGELFAVDAVNNNIMRITPPLSQYSRARLVAGSFQGHTGHVDGKPSDARFNHPKGVTIDDKGNVYVADTSNLAIRKIGEAGVTTIAGGKSNVAGYRDGPSEDAKFSNDFDVIYVRPSCSLLVIDRGNAALRQISLNKEDCYYENNSVSTTDLLMVVGAILVGYTSCMLQRGFGSSIFSRMQGTSGTTLEEQSASKELPTPVAVPVKGEQEAGWPSFGQLIWDLFKLALESLGGIFVQFNPLGLKRNSSQRNLTPLKDTFIMPEDEAEPSLARKQRTPTPLSETRQTHAPMPSERFSDAKPPKICSTSLKDPNSSSKHRSSRRQEYAEFYGSSEVPQFGQVRPKSQKEKIKHRVREKGVETNFGAPVLESKPGEINATTYERTKYDPFHLRSKYGDSYRY, encoded by the exons ATGAGGTCTGCCCttctttattgtttttctttagCCTCCATTGTTGTCTATGTGATTCAGTTTCAAGCTCATGCTGCTCCTGCGG GGCCACTGATAAAGCACTTGTCCTCTATTGTGAAATGGACCAAGTCGTCATCCAAAACACAACACCAATCAG ATGCCAATGTGCTTCAATTTGAAGATGGATATCTGGTTGAGACAGTTGTGGAAGGGAGTAAGCTTGGGGTTGTACCATACTCCATCCGAGTCTCACAAGATGGAGAGCTCTTTGCTGTGGATGCTGTTAATAACAACATCATGCGGATTACACCACCACTATCCCAAT ACAGCAGAGCAAGATTGGTTGCGGGATCATTTCAGGGTCACACTGGCCATGTGGATGGAAAACCAAGTGATGCTCGTTTCAATCATCCAAAAGGAGTTACGATTGACGATAAAGGGAATGTTTATGTTGCCGATACGTCAAATCTTGCCATTAGAAAGATTGGAGAAGCAG GTGTGACAACTATTGCTGGAGGAAAATCAAATGTTGCAGGATACAGAGATGGGCCAAGTGAAGATGCAAAATTCTCAAATGACTTTGATGTCATATATGTAAGGCCTAGTTGTTCGTTATTAGTTATTGACAGAGGTAATGCTGCTCTTCGCCAAATCTCTCTGAACAAGGAAGATTGTTATTACGAGAACAACTCTGTATCAACTACAG ATCTTTTGATGGTTGTTGGTGCTATCCTAGTTGGGTACACTTCATGTATGCTTCAACGAGGATTTGGCTCCTCAATTTTCTCCAGGATG CAAGGGACTAGTGGAACCACACTTGAAGAGCAATCGGCAAGCAAGGAGTTGCCAACTCCTGTTGCTGTGCCTGTGAAGGGTGAACAAGAAGCTGGATGGCCGTCTTTTGGACAGTTAATATGGGACCTATTCAAACTTGCCCTGGAATCATTGGGTGGCATTTTTGTTCAATTCAATCCTTTGGGCTTGAAACGTAATAGTTCCCAAAGAAACCTTACTCCACTGAAAGACACTTTTATCATGCCTGAGGATGAGGCTGAGCCATCTTTAGCTCGAAAACAGAGAACTCCAACTCCCCTTTCTGAAACCAGGCAGACTCATGCTCCAATGCCTAGTGAAAGATTTTCAGACGCAAAGCCTCCTAAAATTTGCTCCACAAGCTTAAAAGATCCAAATTCATCAAGCAAGCACAGATCTTCAAGGAGACAAGAATATGCTGAGTTTTATGGGTCAAGTGAGGTTCCACAGTTTGGACAAGTCAGGCCTAAGAGCCAGAAAGAAAAGATAAAGCATCGTGTGCGAGAGAAAGGCGTAGAGACGAATTTTGGAGCACCTGTTTTGGAGTCGAAGCCTGGTGAAATCAATGCAACCACCTATGAACGTACAAAGTATGATCCTTTTCATCTCAGGAGCAAATATGGGGATTCATATCGTTATTAA